One stretch of Stanieria cyanosphaera PCC 7437 DNA includes these proteins:
- a CDS encoding DUF6262 family protein, which yields MSRPSNNSKGNPELLVKAAAAKKKDAEERLEKAIQQVLDSGETITFNAIAEAAGLSVSYLYKYPEIKNRLAELRNQQKAAIGGIVNKTPQFQPATDKSKAVIISKLRQENRRLRNENEDLKKHIEIAQGKVIELRQVEAENNRLKARIKELEQSLTNAKVTPINQKKQSDISSNILTQLQVVGVKLNPTLTKTIHTASDEIVLDAIEALKDQLTKQDIPNAGGWLNKAIQEGWTKSETIHQQPNQPEQKIVKAGDKPQKEQVSLTQLKKLSSIFNKDE from the coding sequence ATGTCTCGCCCTAGTAACAACTCTAAAGGCAATCCAGAGCTATTAGTCAAAGCAGCAGCAGCTAAGAAAAAAGATGCAGAAGAAAGACTGGAAAAAGCGATTCAACAAGTCTTAGATTCTGGAGAAACTATTACTTTTAACGCCATAGCAGAAGCAGCAGGATTATCTGTTAGCTACCTCTATAAATATCCTGAGATTAAAAATCGTCTTGCCGAACTACGCAACCAACAAAAAGCAGCTATTGGAGGAATAGTAAATAAAACTCCTCAGTTTCAACCAGCTACAGACAAGTCTAAAGCGGTAATTATTAGTAAATTACGACAAGAAAATCGTCGGTTACGTAATGAAAACGAAGACTTGAAAAAACATATTGAAATAGCTCAAGGTAAAGTTATCGAACTGCGTCAAGTAGAAGCAGAAAATAATCGCCTAAAGGCAAGAATAAAAGAGTTAGAACAATCTTTAACTAATGCCAAAGTCACGCCAATTAATCAGAAAAAACAGAGTGATATTAGCTCCAATATTCTGACTCAATTACAAGTGGTAGGAGTTAAGTTAAATCCTACCCTGACTAAGACTATTCATACAGCTTCAGATGAAATAGTATTAGATGCGATTGAAGCTTTAAAAGACCAACTTACTAAACAAGATATTCCTAATGCTGGTGGTTGGTTGAATAAGGCAATTCAAGAAGGTTGGACTAAATCTGAAACTATTCATCAACAACCAAATCAACCCGAACAAAAGATAG
- a CDS encoding tyrosine-type recombinase/integrase: MQKISISKSKDKEIVCPRCCSIKVKTWAKSKARQQYKCDDCGRFFYKNPKLQSAKDILPSDITPKEMRIYDIWDLRVFGKEATTGGLYTANFSMINPEWFKKTVKDYIWYNSSQYSTSELLRKLTEFRRFSRYLTEKRATVKPQDIDRLLVIEAINYASQDLKVSKSLSIFITTLKYFFEFCNSNNLIEISSKQLIFESDYPKAERKIIKEIPSDVIKQIRQHLDSLPKPIKIAISILIETGMRISEVCSLKLNCISQDSDGDWWVSLYRIKLKKEDRLFISKELAQSILQQQEFIKNNLGRDFSYLFCSTEGSGWFASYTNTPKRRASVKRELSHFIPVKKLIKQPLIRGYLHQLAHEHNITDISGEIYPVWKCHRFRHTHLTDLARKGMGIAHIMQRGGHASPSMSMHYIHLTNDDQKKKMKEVWDNTHFNMEGEIVAPVNPDLDTAEMQWIKKGMGVQTTDNGYCTLLWTQTCPHQDLPCKSCGSWVTTLDFLDSHKQELKETEKIIENARQKGYQRQIEKNVPRAERLKRIISGMEKHKTMRGLGHNEWEEKE, encoded by the coding sequence ATGCAAAAAATATCGATATCAAAGTCTAAAGACAAAGAAATAGTTTGTCCTAGATGTTGCAGTATAAAAGTAAAAACTTGGGCAAAATCGAAAGCAAGACAACAATATAAATGTGATGATTGTGGTCGTTTCTTCTATAAAAATCCAAAATTACAGTCTGCTAAAGATATATTACCTTCGGATATTACTCCCAAAGAAATGCGAATATATGATATATGGGACTTAAGAGTTTTTGGGAAAGAAGCAACTACTGGAGGTTTATATACAGCTAATTTCTCAATGATTAATCCTGAATGGTTTAAAAAAACTGTGAAAGATTATATCTGGTATAATTCTTCGCAATATAGCACCAGCGAGCTTTTAAGAAAATTAACAGAGTTTAGACGTTTTTCACGATATTTAACCGAAAAAAGAGCGACAGTAAAACCGCAGGATATAGATAGATTATTAGTGATTGAAGCAATTAATTATGCTTCTCAAGACTTAAAAGTATCTAAATCATTATCTATCTTTATCACTACATTAAAGTATTTTTTTGAATTTTGTAATTCTAACAATCTCATAGAGATTAGCAGTAAACAATTAATTTTTGAATCTGATTATCCTAAAGCTGAAAGAAAAATAATTAAAGAAATTCCTTCTGATGTCATTAAACAGATACGTCAACATCTTGATTCTCTTCCAAAACCAATAAAAATAGCAATTAGTATTCTTATTGAAACGGGAATGAGAATATCAGAAGTATGTAGTTTAAAGCTAAATTGTATTAGCCAAGATTCAGATGGAGATTGGTGGGTTAGTTTATATAGAATAAAGCTTAAAAAAGAAGACAGATTATTTATTAGTAAAGAATTAGCTCAAAGTATTTTACAACAGCAAGAGTTTATTAAAAATAACTTAGGAAGAGATTTTAGCTATTTGTTTTGCAGCACAGAAGGTAGTGGATGGTTTGCATCCTATACTAATACCCCAAAAAGAAGGGCAAGTGTAAAAAGAGAACTTTCTCATTTTATTCCTGTTAAAAAACTTATCAAACAACCTTTAATAAGAGGATATCTTCATCAATTGGCTCACGAACATAACATTACTGATATTTCTGGTGAAATATATCCTGTTTGGAAGTGCCACAGATTTCGTCATACTCATCTAACAGATTTAGCTAGAAAAGGTATGGGCATCGCTCACATTATGCAGCGTGGCGGTCATGCTTCTCCTTCGATGTCTATGCACTATATTCACCTGACTAATGACGACCAGAAAAAGAAAATGAAAGAAGTGTGGGACAATACCCACTTCAACATGGAAGGTGAAATAGTAGCACCTGTTAATCCTGATTTAGACACAGCAGAAATGCAATGGATAAAGAAAGGAATGGGAGTACAAACTACAGATAATGGTTACTGTACTTTACTCTGGACACAGACTTGTCCCCATCAAGATTTACCTTGTAAAAGCTGTGGTAGTTGGGTAACAACTTTAGACTTCTTAGATAGCCATAAACAGGAATTAAAAGAGACAGAAAAAATTATCGAAAATGCTCGTCAAAAAGGCTATCAAAGACAGATAGAAAAGAACGTTCCCAGAGCGGAAAGACTCAAGAGAATTATCTCTGGAATGGAAAAACACAAAACCATGAGAGGTCTTGGTCATAATGAATGGGAGGAGAAAGAATAA
- a CDS encoding tyrosine-type recombinase/integrase, translating to MRVQKVNIRGQTSWVLLSDDYLPIEPVTDYLQHLMALGKAPNTLKNYAHHLKLFFEYLEAYSLDWTQCWEKELAEFMLWLQLPDSIPGVPSIAPQTAKRTEKTVNIMMSVIYQFYEFHARNQRIESRELYQTSYPVQRRYKSLLYEMKKDKRVKTKRLKVKEPRTFPGCLTKEEVQTLVDNCANLRDKFLIVLLYHSGMRIGEALGLRHSDIHSEMGLNEIHVIPRDDNLNDARVKDGETRIISVPRQTIQAYENYVLDDDFPDVDSDYVFINMWRNEIGSPMRYSTAQSLFRRLSEKTGIEATAHLLRHTHATELIRAGMDLIYVQERLGHASIQTTIDTYVHLLNKDQKAAYKQYLAKCEED from the coding sequence ATGAGAGTTCAGAAGGTCAATATTCGAGGTCAAACCAGTTGGGTTTTACTTAGTGATGACTATCTTCCTATCGAACCAGTCACAGATTATCTGCAACACCTGATGGCGTTAGGCAAAGCACCAAACACGCTGAAGAACTACGCCCACCACTTGAAATTATTCTTTGAGTACTTGGAAGCTTACAGTCTCGACTGGACACAATGTTGGGAGAAAGAGTTAGCGGAATTTATGCTCTGGCTACAATTACCCGATTCTATTCCTGGTGTTCCTTCTATTGCCCCACAAACGGCAAAAAGGACGGAAAAGACAGTCAATATCATGATGAGTGTGATTTATCAGTTTTACGAGTTTCACGCCCGAAATCAGAGGATAGAAAGCCGAGAACTGTATCAAACTAGCTACCCAGTCCAGAGAAGGTATAAGTCACTTCTCTATGAGATGAAGAAAGATAAGAGGGTAAAAACTAAGAGATTAAAAGTCAAAGAACCTAGAACTTTTCCTGGGTGTTTAACTAAAGAAGAAGTCCAAACTTTAGTTGATAATTGTGCCAATCTTCGGGACAAGTTTTTAATTGTACTTCTCTATCACTCAGGTATGAGAATTGGGGAAGCTTTGGGGTTACGCCATAGTGATATTCACAGTGAAATGGGATTGAATGAAATCCATGTAATTCCCCGTGATGATAATCTCAATGATGCCAGAGTCAAAGATGGTGAAACAAGAATTATTAGCGTACCAAGACAAACAATTCAAGCTTATGAAAATTACGTTTTAGATGATGATTTTCCTGATGTAGATTCTGATTATGTCTTTATCAATATGTGGCGTAATGAAATCGGTTCGCCCATGAGATATTCTACTGCTCAAAGTTTATTTAGAAGGTTGAGTGAAAAAACAGGAATTGAAGCCACAGCACATTTATTAAGACATACCCACGCTACAGAATTAATTAGAGCAGGAATGGATTTAATTTATGTTCAAGAACGCTTAGGTCATGCCAGTATCCAAACCACAATTGATACTTATGTGCATTTGTTAAACAAAGACCAAAAAGCTGCTTACAAACAGTATTTAGCTAAGTGCGAGGAAGATTAA
- a CDS encoding RNA-guided endonuclease InsQ/TnpB family protein, whose protein sequence is MLTRRITFRLYPSTAQEQKMFWARRMHAYLYNAAVANRKTQYQKFAHSVDYFEQQASLPGFKETWIEYKELNAGSLQATLKRVDFAFVRFFQGLAKYPKFKPFKAYSGWTYPDARQGFKVHSSGKNGYLELRDLGIIIQMRGQARIWGQPTTCTIVYRNSRWYASVTVKCLPTRETAKGSIGIDFGCKTAVAMSNGILVEPSKFLTNTQNQINRLSKQLRRKRKPEKKKCKASSRWKKIQAKISRLKKRVANRRKNWVHQVAVDIVRSNSLIVTEKLKIKNMTRKASSGSKRKRQKTGLNRSMLDVGIGMLRDAIAYKVKEAGGVFLEAPTQSLKPTQRCVKCWELTKKSLSDRLHVCSNQSCRHTEDRDINAAQVCLAWARGQVIQH, encoded by the coding sequence ATGTTAACACGGCGCATTACATTTAGGCTTTATCCTTCTACTGCTCAAGAACAAAAAATGTTCTGGGCAAGAAGAATGCACGCCTACTTGTATAATGCAGCAGTAGCTAACCGCAAAACTCAATATCAAAAATTTGCTCATTCAGTAGATTACTTTGAGCAACAGGCATCATTACCAGGCTTCAAAGAAACTTGGATTGAGTACAAAGAGTTAAATGCTGGTTCTTTGCAAGCGACATTAAAGCGTGTCGATTTTGCTTTTGTTAGATTCTTTCAAGGATTAGCTAAATATCCTAAGTTTAAGCCATTTAAAGCTTATTCTGGATGGACATACCCTGATGCTCGTCAAGGTTTTAAAGTTCATAGCAGTGGCAAAAATGGTTATCTAGAATTAAGAGACTTGGGTATCATTATTCAAATGAGAGGACAAGCTCGTATTTGGGGTCAACCTACTACTTGTACGATTGTCTACCGCAATAGCAGATGGTATGCCAGCGTTACAGTTAAATGCTTGCCAACTAGAGAAACAGCAAAAGGTAGTATTGGAATAGATTTTGGTTGTAAAACGGCTGTTGCTATGAGCAACGGCATTCTGGTTGAACCATCAAAATTTTTGACTAATACCCAAAATCAAATAAACCGATTATCTAAGCAACTAAGGAGAAAACGTAAGCCCGAAAAGAAAAAGTGTAAAGCCTCTAGCAGATGGAAAAAAATACAGGCTAAAATTTCTCGACTTAAGAAAAGAGTAGCCAATCGCCGTAAAAACTGGGTACATCAAGTGGCAGTAGATATTGTTCGGAGTAATTCCCTCATTGTCACAGAGAAACTTAAAATCAAAAACATGACTAGAAAAGCGTCCTCTGGTAGCAAAAGAAAAAGACAGAAGACTGGTCTTAATCGTTCTATGCTTGATGTCGGAATAGGTATGCTTAGAGATGCCATCGCTTATAAAGTCAAAGAAGCTGGTGGAGTATTTCTCGAAGCTCCTACTCAAAGTTTAAAACCAACACAGCGATGCGTTAAATGTTGGGAATTAACCAAAAAAAGCTTAAGTGATAGACTTCACGTTTGTTCTAATCAAAGTTGTCGGCACACTGAAGATCGAGATATTAACGCAGCCCAAGTATGTTTAGCTTGGGCAAGGGGGCAGGTTATACAACATTAA
- the tnpA gene encoding IS200/IS605 family transposase: MRPNKGSHSVYSIHLHLVLVTKYRRKVITSAMIARMTEVFQNICKKKKSLMLQFDGESDHVHLLIDLHPDNNISQLVASLKSASSRIIRKEFETEVSKTYSKPVFWSGSYYVASCGGVTIERLRKYIDEQDTPLD, encoded by the coding sequence ATGAGACCTAACAAGGGTTCGCATTCGGTTTATTCAATTCATTTGCACTTAGTTCTAGTGACTAAATATCGTCGTAAGGTAATTACTTCTGCGATGATTGCTCGAATGACTGAAGTGTTTCAAAACATCTGCAAGAAGAAAAAAAGCTTGATGCTTCAGTTCGATGGAGAATCAGATCACGTGCATCTTTTAATCGATCTTCACCCCGACAACAATATCTCTCAACTGGTAGCTAGTCTCAAAAGCGCATCTAGTAGAATAATTAGAAAAGAATTTGAAACTGAAGTCTCGAAAACCTATTCCAAACCTGTATTTTGGTCTGGCTCGTACTATGTCGCTTCCTGTGGTGGCGTAACGATAGAAAGACTGAGGAAGTATATCGATGAACAAGATACTCCCTTAGACTAA
- a CDS encoding type II toxin-antitoxin system TacA family antitoxin translates to MAKSTNKSSARLEARVSPEVKALWQKAADLEGRTLTDFVIASVQEAAFEVIQRHQTLKLNREDSEAFVAALLEPPQLSEALKIAALRYKKQCDSAD, encoded by the coding sequence ATGGCTAAGTCAACAAACAAATCTTCAGCTAGATTAGAAGCCCGTGTCTCGCCAGAGGTAAAAGCATTGTGGCAAAAAGCAGCCGATTTAGAGGGACGGACTCTAACCGACTTTGTGATTGCTAGCGTACAAGAGGCAGCATTTGAAGTTATTCAACGCCATCAAACACTAAAACTAAATCGTGAAGACAGCGAAGCTTTTGTCGCAGCTTTGCTCGAACCACCGCAGCTATCAGAAGCTTTAAAAATAGCAGCTCTTCGTTACAAGAAGCAATGCGACTCTGCGGATTAA
- the dnaX gene encoding DNA polymerase III subunit gamma/tau: MKSLPLKYRPQQLEDLIGQEFIKTTLKNALSAKKIAPAYLFSGPRGTGKTSTARILAKSLNCLAVEQPTIKPCGECSSCRSIERSNAIDVTEIDAASHNGVDNARELIELSHLAPAQVRYKVFILDESQMLTSAAQNTLLKLLEEPPERTIFILCTTELHKILPTIVSRCQLFNFKSLSQTAVIDYLSQIATTEEIDLTPEAIAAISKSGLGSLRDSLQLLSQLQVLRQQITLDNVIEAVGGISSQQMWKLMTNLVKEDVLNVLLIARNLIQMGKSPQLILQDLLNCHRDLLLVKATQKDGKSLLSSNLEYSKLDQLASKISWHHIERNLEQLQKREQQLRFSINNAVWLETCLLNMMDSTSINETQTLLNNRQHRTKTQKSTANLGQLWAKIVNSTELSNQKMLSHASLIDLDRELNFAVLAVESKYVAKFQKNVTHLSRIITHSLRQQQPIKVIIEEQQ, encoded by the coding sequence ATGAAATCTCTCCCTCTTAAATACAGACCGCAACAACTAGAAGACTTAATCGGACAGGAGTTTATTAAAACCACTCTCAAAAATGCCCTGTCAGCCAAAAAAATCGCACCAGCATATTTATTTTCAGGACCAAGAGGAACGGGTAAAACCTCTACCGCCCGAATCTTAGCCAAATCCCTCAATTGTTTGGCAGTCGAACAGCCTACAATCAAACCCTGTGGAGAATGCAGTTCTTGTCGCAGTATCGAACGCAGTAATGCTATTGATGTCACTGAAATTGATGCTGCATCCCATAATGGGGTAGACAATGCTAGAGAATTGATTGAGTTAAGTCACCTCGCTCCCGCTCAAGTTCGCTACAAAGTGTTTATCTTGGATGAGTCACAAATGCTCACCTCAGCAGCGCAAAATACCTTACTCAAGCTGTTGGAAGAGCCTCCAGAGAGAACCATTTTTATTTTATGCACTACAGAACTGCATAAGATTTTGCCAACAATCGTTTCTCGCTGTCAGCTATTTAACTTTAAATCCCTCTCCCAAACGGCTGTAATAGACTATTTAAGTCAGATAGCTACTACTGAAGAAATCGATCTCACTCCTGAAGCGATCGCTGCTATTTCAAAATCGGGTTTGGGTAGTCTCAGAGATTCCCTACAATTATTGTCTCAACTTCAAGTGTTACGGCAACAAATTACCTTAGACAACGTAATTGAAGCTGTTGGTGGCATTAGTTCACAACAAATGTGGAAATTGATGACGAACTTAGTTAAAGAAGATGTCCTCAACGTCCTACTAATAGCCAGAAATCTCATCCAAATGGGAAAGTCACCCCAATTAATCCTCCAAGATTTACTCAATTGTCATCGAGATTTATTGTTAGTTAAAGCAACTCAAAAAGATGGCAAATCCTTGCTTTCTAGTAATCTCGAATATAGTAAACTGGACCAATTAGCCAGCAAAATTAGTTGGCATCACATCGAGCGCAATCTCGAACAACTCCAAAAAAGAGAACAGCAGCTTCGATTTAGTATTAACAATGCCGTTTGGTTGGAAACTTGTCTGTTAAATATGATGGACTCTACCAGCATTAATGAAACTCAAACACTTCTAAATAATCGACAACACCGAACCAAAACCCAAAAATCGACTGCCAATCTGGGTCAATTGTGGGCAAAGATCGTTAACAGTACCGAGTTATCTAACCAAAAAATGCTGTCTCATGCCAGTTTAATCGACTTAGATCGAGAGTTAAATTTTGCCGTACTAGCAGTAGAATCCAAGTACGTAGCTAAGTTCCAGAAAAACGTTACTCACCTCTCTCGTATCATAACCCACAGTTTGAGGCAGCAGCAGCCTATTAAAGTCATTATTGAGGAGCAGCAATGA
- the holA gene encoding DNA polymerase III subunit delta: protein MILILVGEDRHGIEQEINKYKHQIPQQWQTLNYKRYGCEQLSEAIMDAVSFSFGDCQKVVVIENCNFREFGIAGLELLQSIAKLPESTDLIFTASSIDRRLKVAKFLLERGKVVEHKLIPPWREDLLIKAVETEAKDIGLKLTKDAVRYLANAIGNDSERRSKELEKVGIYALDSKLNKSQVANFVPINTQTSLQLAAAIKAGQALLVAQLTEELLAKGEPQLKIIATLITQFRTWLWTKLAIASGIKTNADIAKVANVENVNRVYYLRQEVAKCSLSSLARTVVLLFELQIACQQGMKTDCLQSKLLLVCERFQPRDKYR, encoded by the coding sequence ATGATACTAATATTAGTAGGAGAAGACCGCCACGGTATCGAACAGGAGATAAATAAGTACAAGCATCAAATTCCCCAACAGTGGCAAACCCTCAACTACAAGCGTTATGGTTGCGAGCAATTGTCAGAAGCGATTATGGATGCAGTTAGTTTCAGTTTCGGTGACTGTCAGAAAGTAGTAGTGATTGAGAATTGTAACTTTAGAGAGTTCGGAATCGCTGGTTTAGAACTGCTACAATCCATTGCCAAATTACCCGAATCTACTGATTTAATCTTTACTGCTAGCTCGATAGATCGGCGACTGAAAGTAGCTAAATTCCTGCTCGAACGAGGAAAAGTCGTCGAACACAAACTAATTCCACCTTGGCGAGAGGATTTACTCATCAAAGCTGTAGAAACTGAAGCCAAAGACATTGGATTAAAGCTCACCAAGGATGCTGTTCGATATTTAGCTAATGCCATTGGCAATGATTCAGAACGCAGGAGTAAAGAGTTAGAAAAGGTAGGAATCTACGCTCTCGATTCTAAATTAAACAAATCTCAAGTAGCTAATTTTGTGCCAATTAATACTCAAACTAGCTTGCAGTTGGCTGCTGCGATTAAAGCAGGACAGGCTTTATTGGTTGCCCAACTGACTGAAGAACTTTTAGCTAAAGGCGAACCTCAATTGAAGATTATTGCGACTCTCATTACTCAATTTAGGACTTGGTTGTGGACGAAATTGGCAATTGCTTCTGGAATTAAAACTAATGCTGACATTGCCAAGGTGGCTAATGTGGAAAATGTCAATCGAGTTTACTATCTGCGTCAGGAAGTAGCTAAATGTTCCCTCTCAAGTCTGGCTCGTACTGTGGTTCTTTTGTTCGAGCTACAAATTGCTTGTCAACAGGGGATGAAAACAGATTGCTTGCAGTCAAAATTGTTACTGGTTTGCGAACGATTTCAACCTCGAGATAAATACAGGTGA
- a CDS encoding helix-turn-helix domain-containing protein, giving the protein MNLPQDKYVYSGKAAALLEVSNKTLIKWVKQGHINCLRQGKNRKFSLAEIEKFKQSSFYRSRNPKFTLIYVRAENSLERRNLVEKARDYCQRNSWTEIAISESTQPQNCLNTLYFQQAFNYFFERKIERLICCKNQDEVSRFFSTLVKHRGIEVLDLLNL; this is encoded by the coding sequence ATGAATTTACCACAAGATAAATACGTCTACTCTGGAAAAGCTGCCGCTCTTCTTGAGGTTAGTAATAAAACCTTAATTAAATGGGTCAAACAAGGACATATAAATTGCCTCAGACAGGGAAAAAATCGCAAGTTTTCCCTAGCAGAAATAGAAAAGTTTAAACAAAGTTCTTTCTACCGCAGTCGAAATCCAAAGTTTACCTTGATTTATGTTCGTGCCGAAAACAGTTTAGAAAGGAGAAATTTAGTAGAAAAAGCTAGAGATTATTGTCAACGAAATAGCTGGACGGAAATAGCTATCTCTGAATCAACTCAACCCCAAAATTGTCTGAATACTCTATATTTTCAACAAGCTTTCAACTATTTCTTTGAAAGAAAAATAGAAAGACTAATATGTTGTAAAAACCAGGATGAAGTCAGTCGTTTTTTTAGCACTTTAGTCAAACATCGAGGTATAGAGGTTTTAGATTTACTTAATCTTTAA
- a CDS encoding LuxR C-terminal-related transcriptional regulator: MLKTKVLLIETDPAIALGLPELIHQKVQSEIVVDVSTNHEDGLSKALSLKPDLILMDLNHGKGLTLAEQIKNVLPEIKILFLSATLSNQQDLICLIADGYNGFCLKGMEVDELIEAIRVTQKNEDSIYLDARIVSDLRKQISRLKYVTDETNEEITHLLAEFTTRQKDVLKLLLQGKDETEISKLLEISYYTVRSHLNAIRNKLVAKSKSEVIAKCWSMGLAYAL, from the coding sequence ATGTTGAAAACAAAAGTTCTTCTGATTGAAACTGACCCAGCTATTGCTTTAGGCTTGCCAGAATTAATCCATCAAAAAGTTCAATCGGAAATAGTCGTTGATGTTTCCACTAATCATGAAGATGGTCTATCAAAAGCACTTAGCTTAAAACCAGACTTAATTTTGATGGACTTGAATCATGGCAAAGGTTTGACTTTAGCAGAACAAATTAAAAATGTTCTTCCCGAAATAAAAATTCTATTTCTTTCAGCTACTTTGAGCAATCAACAAGATTTAATTTGCCTCATAGCAGATGGCTATAATGGCTTTTGTCTTAAAGGTATGGAAGTTGATGAGTTAATTGAAGCAATTCGAGTTACTCAAAAAAATGAAGATAGTATTTATTTAGATGCCAGAATCGTTAGCGATTTGAGAAAACAAATTAGTCGTTTAAAGTATGTTACTGACGAAACTAATGAAGAAATTACTCATCTGTTGGCAGAATTTACAACCAGACAAAAAGACGTACTCAAGTTACTTTTACAGGGAAAAGATGAAACTGAAATTAGCAAACTACTGGAAATTTCTTACTATACGGTTCGCTCTCATTTAAATGCGATTAGAAACAAGTTAGTCGCAAAAAGCAAATCGGAAGTGATTGCTAAATGCTGGAGTATGGGTTTAGCTTATGCACTGTGA